In the Dolichospermum flos-aquae CCAP 1403/13F genome, TGCCAAAAATCCACCGGGATCTGCAAATATAAGCTAAGGGAACAAACAGTAACCATGATAGTAAGGGCATATGGCGCACAGCTAACCGCGCCCAAGTCAGTTCCCCAGATTCAGATCCTAAATTACCAATTCCTATCCAATAACCGATTTGAATGAGGACAATGGCCATAATTCCCAAGGAATTGAGGGAAAGACTATAAGCCATGACTAACACTCCAAACCCCCAAGCTAAAAATAACTCAGAAGCTGAACCGCTAATATTGAATATTTGCCCCATTAACATGAGGGTTGCCCCTAAAATAAAAGCACTGAGAATTAACAATGCTTCTCCGAGTACCCGTTTACCCTCTTGAGATTTTTTACCCTGATTTGTGGTAAGTGTAGGTTCTCGCCAAGTCAAAAACCCAGTAATGGCTGTGGAGAGAAATAAACTCATTAACAAGATAAACTTAACATCCCGTGACCAACCCTGCCAATTTGCGCCCACAAGGGTCATTAAACCTAAGCCTAATAGTAAACCGCCAATGACAATGGCAATCACACCAAAACTATCACGGGTAGATTCTTCTATCTTATTAAATTGATGCCGCTTGGCTATTTGGTCATACTGGGAAGAATTAATAATTCCTTCGTCTCGCCAACGTTGTGATTCTTGGCGGAGTTTTTGCTGAAAATTGTTAAATATCATGACCTCTCCGGTACATAAGTGGAATACCAAATCTAAAATCTTAATTTGGTATGAGTTTGACAAGCATTAAAACAAGGTTAGCTTCTAGCCAAAAGCCAGAAGCCATACCGGACGAACTTTGCAAACGCCATTTGAATATCGGTCAATGTCTTTTTAGTATGCAGCCAAATATATTGATTGCATTGTTCTCATGTAACAGTTTCTCTTCTGATTTAATTTGGTAGAAATTAATATGCAAAAACCTTCTAATTTATTGCTTAAAGTTACGCGACAGTTATTTGCAAATGTAGATGAACAAACAAAGTTTATTGATGCTTTAGTTCATCCTCAACCTTTTGCACCTTGTATTCTGTGGTGTCAAGATAAACCCGATATTTCGCCTTTTAATGTGCAAACACCAACACATTGGCAACCGCATTTTGTAGATAGGTTATCTTTGGGAGAAAAACCAGGTAAGCATTCTCTCCATGAACAAGGATATTTTTACTGTTTAGATTTTTCTTCGGTATTTTCTGCTTCTGTTTTGTTGGCAATTCCCGAATCAATATCTGTAGTTTTTGATATGTGTGCTGCCCCTGGTGGTAAAAGTGTGTTTGCTTGGAGGGCTTTAAAACCTGATTTATTAATTACTAATGAGGTGATTGGTAAGCGGTTGGGGATGTTAATTTCTAATTTAAAACGTTGTCAAATTAAACCTAGTGGGGTAATAAATAGGGATTCGAGTATTTTTGCGGAATTATTGCCAGCTTCGAGTAATTTGGTGATAGTTGATGCCCCTTGTACTGGGCAATCTTTACTAGCTAAAAATGAGAAAGCACCGGGATGTTTTCACGCGACTTCAATTAATAAAAGTGCAAATCGTCAAAAACGGATTATTGCTAATTCTGCCCAAGTTGTTGCCCCTCAAGGTTATTTGGCTTATATGACTTGTACTTATTCTGCTGAAGAAAATGAGCAGGTTTGTGAATGGTTTTTGGAACGGTTTCCGCATTTTCAAGCGGTGGAAGTTGAGCATTTATCTACTTTTCAATCTCGTTTAACTAGTATTCCTCGTTATCGGATGTTTCCTCAATATCGGTTGGGTGCTGGTGCTTTTACGGCGTTGTTTAAAAATACGGCGGAAGGTGATATGAACGGGATTGATTTAGACACTATGTCTGCTATGTGGAGATATCAAAATATGTAATATTTTTGGATGCTATCGGAATAAAGCCCACCTGCGTGTGATTGACATTAGACCTCTTGCAGAATTGATTTTGTGTTATGATGGTTGATTTTTTTAATCTTAATGGGGTGAGATAACTAAAAAGATTGATACCTGGGGTATTTGTAGCGATAGTTGTAATCGCGGAACGTCTGACAGAAAAAACATCACCAAAAAAAGATAAAATCAAATTCTGTCATTATCAGAATCTGAGGTGATGAAAAAATGAACTATAAATCCATCCAACAACTAAAACCAAGAGCATTTAAGCGTCGCTTTGGAGTGAGAAGAAAGACTTTTAAGAAAATGGTTAAAACTCTCAAAGAATTTCAAACTATTAACAAAAAGAACCAAAGGTCTCTTAGAGGTTGTTTGAAAAGTATTATATGAAACCCATAATCTCCAAAAACCTAACCCCCCTTCCCCCCTTCCCTACAAGGGAATGGGGGTTTTAAAGCCTCTCCCCTGGTAGGGGAGAGGTTTGGAGAGGGGTCTGTTTACACATTAAAAACTTTTAAAACATCCTCTTATATAGGTGGAGATAATATGACTACACCTAAGAAAAAGCCCAGGAATAAAGAATTAACAGATGAACAGAAAGAGGCAAACAAAAAACTGTCTAGTAAACGAATTTTTGTAGAGCGTATCATAAGAGTTATTAAGATTTTTCGCATAGCATCAGAAAGATTTCGTCTTCATAAAGATACTTATGAAAAAGTAATACTGACGATTTGTGGATTGGTTAGGTTACGAATTGATTCTCTAATTTTACCAAATTTATGATGTGTTTTAAAAGTATGCAGATTATGAAATAACCATCAGCATTTTTTCCGGGCTATACTAACAGTAACTATCTCTAGCCCTCATAATTACATCAAGTCTGGCTGACATGAAAACATCCTCAAAGCCAGAAACAGACTGCTTTTTAAATTTTCGGACAGGTCTAATAATTACCTATCAAATCGGAGAAGAGGTTAATAAAATTGAATCTGAAGCTGTTGATGTAGATAGACATTAGCTACTTAATAAGCTAATTGTAATTATCCCAAAGTCAAAATACCAACTTGAAAATTCACCACCAAAGGCAAAAATTCCAACCACCTTTTTACGAAGAAATTGCCAATATAGTCCTTCTAAATCTTGTTTATTAATTGCTAGAAAACCTGTAAAGCCAGTATCTAACATCGTCCTTTTATTATTAGCGGGCAAGATGCCCGCACTACAAGAAATTTTGGGATATTTTTTTAATTGGAAGTCTTTAAAGAAATTAGGGTTGAATTTGCTGCTGATTCCAACTTAGGTATTTCCTGGGGTACTTCCACCGGGTTGATTGTAGAAATATTGCTGAGGTTATAACCAAAAATCTGATCATAGTTAGAGGCAACAGCTAAAAATGCCCCACCTAAAATATATATTGGTAATGGGACAGAAAAACCTTGTAACCACTTAAAAAACTCTGCGAATGCAAACAGAACAAAAAAGCATACAAACCAAACTCTCATGATTTCATCTGTTCCTGACTAAGTTATCTTTTCACTTATTTTAGTAGGCACGGGGTAGGCACGGGGGCGCTACCCCTACATTAAATCCAAATCTTTTATATAATTAATTTTGCCTGCCGCCTATAACTATTTATTTTCATTTTTCAAAGCTTCTGTAGCTTGTTCAACTGACAGTGGACGATATAATAGGTATCCTTGGACTTCATCACAGTGAATCGAGCGTAAAAATTCTAATTCTGCGGGATGTTCTACACCTTCAGCGATTAATCTCAATCCTAAAGATTGTCCTAGGGTAACTATCGCTTGGATAATATGAGCAACTTTTGGATCTGTAGTTAGTTCTCTGATAAAAGATTGATCAATTTTTAAGTTATGGAATGGTAAGACTTTTAAGCGATTTAGGGAAGAATAGCCTGTACCAAAGTCATCAATGGCCAAAAGTAACCCCATTTCTGCTAAATTTTGGAGTGCAGTTGTCGTGAAATTGATATCAGCTATCGCTGTAGTTTCCGTAATTTCTAATTCTAAAAATTCTGGTTTTAGTTGAGTTTCTGTTAAAATATCAGTTAATATTTCTACTAACTTAGGTTGGCGAAATTGCCCAGGAGAAAGATTAACGGCAATTGTAATTGGTTGATATCCTGCATCTTGCCAAGCTTTATTTTGTATACAAGCCTGACGTAATGCCCATTCACCAATAGAGATAATTAAACCGCTTTTTTCCGCTAGAGGAATAAAAACAGCGGGAGAAATTACACCCATTTCTGAGTGATTCCAACGCAATAAAGCCTCCATGCCTGTAATTTTACCCGTGGTAATATTAACACGAGGCTGATAGTAAACCATCAATTCTTTGCGTTTTATGGCATGGCGTAAATTTTTTTCTAACTTCAATAATTCGGGATTTTTTTGACTGAGAGATTCTTTATAAAATTGGTAATTATTTCTGCCTTGATTCTTAGCATAATATAACGCCGCGTCTGCGTGTTGAATGAGGGTTTCGGCATCAGGACTATCTTTACCCAATAGGGCTATGCCAATACTAGAACTAATATAAAGTTCATGTCCGTTAATATAAAAAGCATCTTCTAAAGTCTGGAGAATATTTTTAGCTATTTGGATAATGGGTGGAATTTCAGTTACTCGTGGTAAGAAAATAGTGAATTCATCACCACCCCAACGAGCCACAACATCTTCAATTCTAATTGTGTCTCTGATTCTTTGGGCGACAATTTTTAATAAATTATCTCCGACTGTATGCCCCAAAGTATCATTGATAATTTTAAAGCGATCCAGATCCAGGAACATCACGGCAATACTTTCTTCTGGCTGAATTATTTTTTGGATGCCTTGGTTGAGGATATCGTTGAATCGTAACCGATTGGGCAGTCCAGTCAGTAAGTCGTGCATGGCCTGATAGCGGATCTTTTCCTCTACTTGCTGACGTTGACGAGCGCCACTAATACTTGCGGCCATTGTGATCAGGCTAGATTCTTCATGTTTTGACCAATAACGCTCTGATTTGCATTCAACTAAACCCAAACAGCCCCAGAACTGTGTTTCTAATCTTAGCGGTACAAATAGAAGGGATTTAATATTATCTCCCATAAGCAGTTTTTGTTCCTCCGGGGAAAATATTTGGGTAAAGTCGCTAATAGTCTCACCTTGAAAAAGTTTGCTATACCACCGTTCTAATCCAGGGGTTTGATAAGACTGATTTTGCCAATGGGAGTGGGAAGTTTCTGCACCAGATTTAATCCATTCACACTGCATACTAATGGACATTTCTCCGCTCACTGGATGGGGATGATTTTGGAATAGATAAACTCGTTCTACATTGGTAGCTTCTCCTAATGCTGCCAGTGCTTTTTCGATAGCTAGATCATAGTTCATTTCTGCTAATAAATAATTTGCCGCTTCCGCTACTGCTTGTAATAGGCGATCGCGTTGTTTTAGTTCTAGTTCAGCTTGTTTTTGCTCAGTAATTTCTCTAATAATAAAAGTTCTAATTAAATTACTTTCAGGTAAGTAATGAACAGATTGTTCAAAAATTTGGTTACCAACTGTTACTTCCCGGACAAAGGAATTTTGCGCTTGATTCTTAACTGCTGTTAATAATTGGGTCAAAATTGGGTGTTCCTGAGCTATCTGCCTCAAGTTCGGAAATTTGGCCACTGCTGCCGGATTTACATATGTTACTCTTCCTGCTAAATCCATTTCAATAATAGCATTAGGAATAAGTTCAGGAAAAGAAGCTAGGCGGGCTAAAGCTGTCTCACTAGCAGCTTCAAAATTAATATTTTCCATAATAGCTTTACTAACGTGAGAAAGAGAATTTACCTTACCAGAAAGGAAATTAGACAAGTCACCAGTTCCACAAGATTCAGAAAATATTTGCTCCGAAAGATTAGTAATTACATAGTATTTAGCTTGAGTGTGACTATCAAATGCAATAACATCTCCATTTTGAAGATTATGATGAAGACATTTATGGCCATTTACAAATAAACCGTTAGTGCTTTTTTTCCCTTGGAAGTTACCATCAATAATCCTAAACCCATATTGATCAGTATTGGGGATTGTTACCCTTAATAAAATCGCGTGTTGTCTGGATACAGACGGAGAATAAAGAACAATAGCATTTCTTAAATCCCTTCCTAGAGAGTATGTTGCTTCTAGCAAGGGAAGAGTGCGCTGCCCTTTTGGATCTTGGACAACTAATAAATGGCGAATTTTTTCCGTCTCATTCCCTTCCATGGGTTTTCCTTACAGTCCTATGTATTTGAATAATTTACGTAAAAATTTTTCTATATTCTGAATTATTACAAAAAAAGGGAACAACGAACAGGGAACAGAAGCTAAGATTATGTGGGTATTCTCATGATTGGTGATTGGGCAAATGATTGAAGTTGAGCATCTGAGTAAAATTTACGGTTCGACAACGGCAATTACGGATGTTACCTTTAGCGTAGAACCGGGGGAAATTTTGGGGTTTTTGGGTCCTAATGGGGCTGGTAAAACCACAACTATGCGAATTTTAGCCGGTTATTTACCTGCCACTAGTGGGACAGTGAAGATTGCGGGTTATGATGTCCATGATCATTCTCTGTTGGTGCGGCAGCGAATTGGTTATTTACCGGAAACGCCGCCATTATATCCAGAGATGACGGTGGAAGGGTTTTTACACTTTGTTGCTCGGATTAAGGGAGTTTCTTCAGGCGATCGCCCGACAAAAGTAACAGCAGCCATTAAGCGCTGTAACTTAGAAGATAAGCGCAAAGTCATTATTCGCAAACTCTCTAAAGGCTATCGGCAAAGAGTGGGGATTGCCCAAGCGATCGTTCATGATCCCCCAGCAATTATTCTTGATGAACCTACTGTTGGTCTTGATCCCCGGCAAATTATCGAAGTGCGGAACTTAATTAAAAGTTTAGCAGGAACACACACTATAATTTTATCTACTCATATTCTACCAGAAGTGAGTATGACCTGTAACCGAGTTGCCATTATTAATCGGGGGAAAATAGTTGCAACTAATACCCCAGAAAATTTAATGACACAGTTAACAGTTGGGGCAGGATATGAGTTAGAAATCGGTGGAGAAGCAGCTTTAGCTAAACAAATGCTGCAAAATATATCCGGTGTAAGTTTAGTAGAATTAATGCCTAACCATCAGCAATTATCAGAAAATCATACTTGCTTACGAGTCATATTACAGCCAGGAATAGAACCAGGAAAAGAAATTACGGCGGCTTTAATTCGGGCTGGATTTGATTTATATGAAATGCGGCGAATAAATGCCACACTAGAAGATGTTTTCTTAGAATTAACTACAGCAGAAAAGCATTTACCACCAGAGATAACTTCAGAAATTGAAGAAGGAGAAACTGCATAAATGGGTATAGTCATCGCCAATATTATTGCCATTTATCGTCGAGAACTACAGAGTTATTTTGTTTCCCCATTAGCCTATGGAATAGCTAGTGCATTTTGGTTTTTAGCTGGTTTATTTTTCGTGATGATTTTGTTAGGACCAGAAGGAATTTTAGTCACAGTTTCTAGTTATGATTTCCAAGGGCAACAAATGGGAGTTCCCGCCCCAACAATAGATGTTCCCTATGAATTTGTGCGGGCATTTTTAGATAGAATGGGATGGTTAATGTTATTTGTATTGCCTATTCTCTCAATGGGACTCTATGCTGAAGAACGCAAACGAGGAACTTTGGAACTATTAGCCACATCACCAATTACCAATTGGGCTGTGGCTGTGGGTAAATTATTAGGGGTATTAACATTTTTCTTGACAATGATTTTACCATTAATAGGATTGGAAGCGATCGCTTTATCTAGTTCCAATCCACCCATATCACCCATAATTCCCTTACTTGGTCATTTAGGATTACTCTCACTAGCAGCAGCGATTTTGTCTTTAGGAATGTTTATTTCCTCATTAACAGACAGTACAATTTTATCGGCTGTTCTTACCTTTGCCGTCGTGATTTTGCTGTTATTCATTGATTTAATTGCCAAAGCCATTCCTGGACCAATTGGTGAAGCCGTGAGTCATCTATCTCTGCTTAAACATTACAACACTCTGATTCAAGGAATTTTTGATACTAGCGGCTTGATTTTATTTGCCAGTTACATTATTTTAGGTATTTTTCTCACTGCCCAATCAATTGATGCACTTCGTTTTCAACGTCAGTAGTCAGTAGTCAGTAGTCAGTTGTCAGTTGTCAGTTGTCAGTTGTCATTGGGAAAATTCTTTCTCCCCTCTACTTCCCCTACTCCCCCTACTCCCCCTACTCCCCCTACTTCCCCTACTTCCCCCACTTCCCCCACTTCCCCCACTTCCCCCACTTCCCCCACTTCCCCCACTTCCCCTATTCCCCGTTCCCTAATGAATAAAAATAAACTTTGGAAACTTGTATTTTGGCTCGGACCATTCTTTTTAGCTGCTGGGTTAACCATTGGTTTAATATCAGAAAAATGGGGGATAATCCCTTTATTATTAACAATACTAGGCCTAGTAATTTGTAGCCTATGGATAATAATACAAAGTCAACAAAGTAAATGGTGGCAAAAACGTTCTACCCAATCTGGTACTAATGCTTTAGTCGCTACCTTATCAGTATTAGTTATCTTGGGATTAATTAATTTTTTAGGTATTCGCTATCATTTGCGGCTAGATTTAACAGATAGTCAATTATTTACTCTATCCCCTCAATCAAGGGAATTAGTGAGTAATTTACCCCAAACAATGAAAGTTTGGTTATTCAGTAAAGAACAAAATCTTCAAGATCGAGAATTATTAGATAACTATCATCGTCAAAGTAATAAATTTAAATTTGAGTATCTTGATCCTCAATTAAAGCCAGGAATAGCAGAAAAATTTGGTGTTAAAGATTATGGTGGAGTTTATCTTGAATTTCAAAACAAACGGCAATTAGTCCAGATAATTAATGAAAATGAACGGTTGTCAGAAATAAAATTAACTACTCGTTTACAACAAATTACCAGTTCTACAACTGCTAAAGTTTACTTTCTTCAAGGTCATGGTGAACATCCACTTACAGCTAGTAAAGGAGCAATTTCCCAAGCAATTCAAGGATTAACCGATAAAAACTTGACAACATCAGCTTTAAATTTAGCAGAACAGCCACAAGTTCCTGATGATGCTACTGTT is a window encoding:
- a CDS encoding RsmB/NOP family class I SAM-dependent RNA methyltransferase; protein product: MQKPSNLLLKVTRQLFANVDEQTKFIDALVHPQPFAPCILWCQDKPDISPFNVQTPTHWQPHFVDRLSLGEKPGKHSLHEQGYFYCLDFSSVFSASVLLAIPESISVVFDMCAAPGGKSVFAWRALKPDLLITNEVIGKRLGMLISNLKRCQIKPSGVINRDSSIFAELLPASSNLVIVDAPCTGQSLLAKNEKAPGCFHATSINKSANRQKRIIANSAQVVAPQGYLAYMTCTYSAEENEQVCEWFLERFPHFQAVEVEHLSTFQSRLTSIPRYRMFPQYRLGAGAFTALFKNTAEGDMNGIDLDTMSAMWRYQNM
- a CDS encoding transposase family protein; amino-acid sequence: MGGDNMTTPKKKPRNKELTDEQKEANKKLSSKRIFVERIIRVIKIFRIASERFRLHKDTYEKVILTICGLVRLRIDSLILPNL
- a CDS encoding EAL domain-containing protein gives rise to the protein MEGNETEKIRHLLVVQDPKGQRTLPLLEATYSLGRDLRNAIVLYSPSVSRQHAILLRVTIPNTDQYGFRIIDGNFQGKKSTNGLFVNGHKCLHHNLQNGDVIAFDSHTQAKYYVITNLSEQIFSESCGTGDLSNFLSGKVNSLSHVSKAIMENINFEAASETALARLASFPELIPNAIIEMDLAGRVTYVNPAAVAKFPNLRQIAQEHPILTQLLTAVKNQAQNSFVREVTVGNQIFEQSVHYLPESNLIRTFIIREITEQKQAELELKQRDRLLQAVAEAANYLLAEMNYDLAIEKALAALGEATNVERVYLFQNHPHPVSGEMSISMQCEWIKSGAETSHSHWQNQSYQTPGLERWYSKLFQGETISDFTQIFSPEEQKLLMGDNIKSLLFVPLRLETQFWGCLGLVECKSERYWSKHEESSLITMAASISGARQRQQVEEKIRYQAMHDLLTGLPNRLRFNDILNQGIQKIIQPEESIAVMFLDLDRFKIINDTLGHTVGDNLLKIVAQRIRDTIRIEDVVARWGGDEFTIFLPRVTEIPPIIQIAKNILQTLEDAFYINGHELYISSSIGIALLGKDSPDAETLIQHADAALYYAKNQGRNNYQFYKESLSQKNPELLKLEKNLRHAIKRKELMVYYQPRVNITTGKITGMEALLRWNHSEMGVISPAVFIPLAEKSGLIISIGEWALRQACIQNKAWQDAGYQPITIAVNLSPGQFRQPKLVEILTDILTETQLKPEFLELEITETTAIADINFTTTALQNLAEMGLLLAIDDFGTGYSSLNRLKVLPFHNLKIDQSFIRELTTDPKVAHIIQAIVTLGQSLGLRLIAEGVEHPAELEFLRSIHCDEVQGYLLYRPLSVEQATEALKNENK
- a CDS encoding ABC transporter ATP-binding protein is translated as MIEVEHLSKIYGSTTAITDVTFSVEPGEILGFLGPNGAGKTTTMRILAGYLPATSGTVKIAGYDVHDHSLLVRQRIGYLPETPPLYPEMTVEGFLHFVARIKGVSSGDRPTKVTAAIKRCNLEDKRKVIIRKLSKGYRQRVGIAQAIVHDPPAIILDEPTVGLDPRQIIEVRNLIKSLAGTHTIILSTHILPEVSMTCNRVAIINRGKIVATNTPENLMTQLTVGAGYELEIGGEAALAKQMLQNISGVSLVELMPNHQQLSENHTCLRVILQPGIEPGKEITAALIRAGFDLYEMRRINATLEDVFLELTTAEKHLPPEITSEIEEGETA
- a CDS encoding ABC transporter permease → MGIVIANIIAIYRRELQSYFVSPLAYGIASAFWFLAGLFFVMILLGPEGILVTVSSYDFQGQQMGVPAPTIDVPYEFVRAFLDRMGWLMLFVLPILSMGLYAEERKRGTLELLATSPITNWAVAVGKLLGVLTFFLTMILPLIGLEAIALSSSNPPISPIIPLLGHLGLLSLAAAILSLGMFISSLTDSTILSAVLTFAVVILLLFIDLIAKAIPGPIGEAVSHLSLLKHYNTLIQGIFDTSGLILFASYIILGIFLTAQSIDALRFQRQ